A stretch of DNA from Lycium ferocissimum isolate CSIRO_LF1 chromosome 4, AGI_CSIRO_Lferr_CH_V1, whole genome shotgun sequence:
CACCCCTTCCTAAAGAAGAATAGGACGGACAATTCCTGTTGTTTTTCAACTTTCAGATGAGCATTATCTAAGTAAGAAAATTAGAATTGCAATTTAAAGATAACTACTTCATTAGGGGTTGCACAAGTAACATTGTCTTACGAAGACAGAAAACTAACTGAAATGCAAATATAGAGGCTTGAAATGAGGATAAGTGAGTTCACCAGAAGATATCAGGGGTCACAGGAAGATCTTTTAGTTCTACACAACCGAAAGGagcataatgtttaaatagtttTCCTGCTCACACTCACTTCATTTGATTTTCTCTGATTCTAACAGACTTTTTCACGGTTAACTTCCAGAATTTCTTCTGCACTTTGAACAGATAAAACTAATACGATAGATCATGAGCATGACATGTGAATGTTATCTAGAGAACAGTATACTTATGCTATATAGAATATTATCAATAGCAATGATGACAAGATACACTGTTATTGCGACATGTTCGAAGCTGACGTGATGCAAATGaagaaaacttgaaaaattgtCATACTATCTCAAGTTAATCTAAAATAACTTCTTCTCAGGTTGCTTAATCATAGCTCACAGATGACTACTGAAGATTTCCTACTTTATTGTACCTATTGTTTCTTCCTTCCCTAATAGTGAATCTGAGCATCAAACAGAATTTGATTACTGACCTTTAATAGATAGGAAATGCAGAAAGCGGTGATAATAAAGTGAAGGGATAAGTGTCTTCAGTCCTTGGAAAAAATGGCTAGTAAAAGAACCTTCATGGTGCACATATACAATCGGGATCGtattcatgaaattttggatAAGCACACTGCAGTGAGCATTAGGAAAACTAACCGTTGGCTTCCAGTCAGAAAATTGTTGAGCAAAAGCTGGTTACAGAAATCTTCATCAATTGGATAGCTGGTTCAAAAATTTTAGTATAAGCAGACAGTGAGGAAAACACTAGATTTATCAAGATTTGCTACTAGAAAGACAGTGCATTGAGAAAAGGGTGATAAAATATCCTGATTATCTTGCCCAGGCCACCGCTTGTAGAAATTGTCCGCTTTGGAGCCTTTGCCCCTCACGGTTTTAAAACGCGTCTACAAGGGAGAGGTATCCAAGCACTTATAAAGCACTCTTCGTTCTCCTccccaaccgatgtgggattcgcctaaaccgatgtgggattcgcctaaggcaaACCTTACACAACTGTAACAGCCCAGGCCACCGTTTGTAGAAATTGTCCGCTTTGGAGCCTTTGCCCCTCACGGTTTTAAAACGTGTCTTAAGGCttgccttaggcgaatcccacgtCGGTttgcgaatcccacatcggttgggAGAGAACGAAGAGTGCTTTATAAGTGCTTGAATACTTCTCTTTGTGAGACGTGTTCCCCTAAAAATCGTGAGGGGCAAAGGCTCCAAAGCGAACAATTTCGGCATGTCGGTGGCTGGCCTGTTGAATAGTATCAGCCGAGCcggccggtggtggggcaaaccggtggtggggcaaacctcgcCGAGACACACCGAGTCCCAGCGGGGGGGGTGAGTGTAAAAAAAGCTTgccttaggcaaatcccacatcggtttaggcgaatcccacatcggttggggAGGAGAACGAAGAGTGCTTTATAAGTGCTTGGATACCTCTCCCTTGTAGACGTGTTTTAAAACCGTGAGGGGCAAAGGCTCCAAAGCGAACAATTTCTACAAGCGGTGGCCTGGGCTGTTACAAACAGTTCCaataacaaaaagaaacaaCTGCTTCCGCCTAGTCATCCATGTTTAGATCTAAGTGCATAGTACAGACAATGTAAAAATAGCTTAGTTTGCCGAACAACAATTGGCTGATAGAATGAATCTGAGCTAACTTACACATtctttatgtatatgaattCCAGAAATGAAAGGGTAATAAGTCTAGAAAGAAACATGGAGGAACAAACATGAAATCAGTGTGTTTAGGACTTGGAAACAGAATAATTAAAAGGTTGAGAAAATGGCAGCCATAAgtataaaagaattaaaaactTATCATTAAATTTCAGTCAATTTGAGATGCATAAGATCTGCAGAGATTGTAGAGAATAAAGGAATAAATGAATCCTATCTCCATCCTACCACCTAATGCTAGACACTCTGGATGTAAATTTTAATGGACTTTTAGGCGATTTAAATGATGGACCCCGTGAAAGCATTTGCATTGATGGATCAATCATACTATTAAAACCACTATCATAAATTTTAAGATAAGCAGACAATGATGAAAACACAAGATTTATCAAGATTTGCTACTAGAAACACAGTGCCTTGAGACAATGGAGAAAAAATTCTGATGATCTGGTCAGCTTCCTACAATAACCATGAGAATTAAGCGTTCCAATAACAAAGAGAAATAACTGATTCCAGAAAGTAATCCATGTTTAGATTTCCAGACAACACAAAGAGCTTATTTTCCCGAACAATATAATTCTACTAGAATGAAGCTGCgctaatatatatttatgctttatGCATATGAAATCTAGAAATGAAAGAGCAGTAAGTCTTGAAAGAAACATGGAGgaacaaacaaaaaattttAGGAGGTAGAAATAGAAAGATTAAAAGGTAGAGCTGGAAGCCATAAGTATAAGAATAATAACATATTACTAAACTTCAGTCAATTTGACTTGCATAGGATCTACAGAGAGTGTAGACAAATAAGGAATAAATGAATCACATTTCCACCCTACCACCTAATGCTAGACACCTGCAGGAATTGTAAATTTTAATGGACATTTCGACGAATTTGTTGATAGATTCCGTGAAGATACCCACATTGATGTATCAATCATACTATTAAAACCACTATCAATGCTAGAGCTTCTAATGCTCATCCTTTCTTCTACTTTTAATATCTCTTCTTCAGAAATAGAAGAGGTCATTTCATCCTCCGGAATCTCTGTGTCATCTTCCGACCAGTAACCAAGGGAGTCATCCTCTTCAGATATGCAGCTCCAATCTTCTTGAGAATAGCAAAATTCATCGTCAGTGTCAGTAACCAATTGCATAGAATCAACTTCGTTTATATCTTCAACCTCCTCTAGTTCTTCAActccatcatcatcatttaaaCCCTCAACAAATGGATGTATTAACAGCATTTCAGCTGTCAATCTATACCTCGGGTTCCTCACGAAACAACCCTTCAGGAAATTTTTCGCTTCCTTAGACAAATCCCCAGGAATTTCAGGCAATTCATGCCCTTCCCCAATATTTCTTAGTACATCCTCGGCAACCATATCTTCCTTCCGATCCCACGGAGGTTTTCCAGTTAACATCTCAAGCACAATATACCCTAAAGCCCATATATCAGCAGGAGACTCTTGTACATTATCAGTTACAGCTTCGGGTGACAAGTACATCGGAGTACCTCTCCAATAAGGCTCCAATCTCCTCTTTTTACTTTGATTTTCTCTCTTAGCCAATCCCAAATCACCAATTTTCGCCCTAAATTCAGTACTACTTCCCTTGCTAGAATTCGACACAAGCAGGATATTTTCAGGTTTCATATCACAATGAACATAACCAATCGCGTGAATATGATGCAACCCTCTAAGCATAGACCTAGTATAAGACCTTACCTCAAATTCAGGCAACCCTTTGTTCCCTAAATTCTTGATCCTATCAGCTAGGTTTCCACCAGAACCATACTCGAGCAATAAGTTATAAGTCATCATACCATTCTTACCAGTTGTAGTTTCATCACCAAAACAGCGAATTATATAAGGACAACCCTTGATGTTGTTGAGAACTTCCCTTTCCTTCTGAATTGAACCTGAAACTGAAACTTCAGCAGATTTCACAGCCATAACTGATGGCAAGTATCGATTTTTCGACTTGGGGTTCTTCAAATTTGTCAAATAAACATACCCAAAACTTCCTTTCCCTAGCATTGCTCCTCTGTACCATGAAACCCCATCTCCAAATTCATTTACAGTACTCTTTAGCTCCATCTTTCCCttaacttcaattttttttttcttactttccaTCTCTTGTTGCACCAAATTACCTTCTTCCACCATATAGTAAAACTTGAATTGCCAAAAAATCTTGGCTTTGTTTTTGCTTGAACAcaaaacaaataagaaaatatgaaggaaaCAAAACAGAGCTATTGAAAATACCTCAGGACAGATTAGATTAGGGCTTCCTTAGTATAATGTGGAAGCAACAAAAATTTGCAAGCAAGCTCTGCGTATTACACAACAAAATGAGCAAATTTAGGGCTTAGTTTTTTTTCTTAGGTTAGTTTTGATATGCGAAAGACTTGCGTTTCTTTGAAGAGAGAAAGACGAAAGTAGCAAGTTTGCAAAAAAGTTGTTGCTAACTGGAATAACTGTCATGTGTACTTTTTAACGTATGATGAATGAAGTTGTGAGTTTGATTAGAAAACTTGCCTTCTCACGTTACCAAATTTTGGGCACGACTTTTACATATTCAACTTGTTAATGCCTTGTTTAGGTAAAATACGCATAGAATGATCCATTTGACATTTATTAGGAATATTCTACTTTATCAGAGACTTTTTCAACGACACTTGGAATATTAGAAATAGCTTCTCCTAAATTAATCTAATGCATTTTATTTGACTGAATGGATGAGTCAAGATACGAAAATACTTTACCCCACCACAACCAACATTCACATGAAACTATATTAATTTATCATGGTAAAATTGAAATAGTAATACACATTAATTAATTGCAGTTAAGTGCCTTTTACGAAGAAGAAATATATCATGTATTCACCAATTTGGCGTAAACATCGAGTGTAAATAAATTTCATATGTAAAAATACTAGTGGTATAAAGTAATTATATGGATCACATGAAtagaaatatagaaagaaaaatgtCCTATACACAATAACTATTTAATTGTAACGCTACTTTCCTTTCGAAAAGGAAGAGTGGAAAGAGGagtaaaagaaaggaaatctgTAACAAATTCTAAACttttctccgtaaataaatcgaGATTTAAGGCGAATTTTTGGGCTTTCAGGCTAAAGCCAATAACGGAAGTATTCTTGTCCAAGGGGAGTCAATTGACACCCTTTCATCGAAAAACTGCACTGTACATGTAGATCTTAGCTTctctttacttttttatatttcgaTTCTCCTTAATGCAATTACTAATTCCGCCACTGACTGAGTTCATCTTCAGTTAATTTTAATGAGAAGAACAGAAACCAACAAAGTTAATGACTATGCATGCATCATATTCAAAGTGTTCACGTATTTCAAATTGAAGTCTAAAAATATAAAGttcttatatataatatttgataaactACCAGTGTTCAGAGacaattttgaattttcttaccCATCTACAATATACAGCTTCAAAATTTCTGCTATATTCGTTCTCTAACAGCAAGGCAAATCATCACGATTTAAATACAATACTCTCAGGATGAATTTTAATTGTATTAATTTGTGCCTTGTTTTGTACGTAGATAGTTAAAACACCACAAACAATTTACAATCTTATATGACAAAGCTGGCTGTTACCAATTTCTTTACAGAAAACATTCATAGAGCAACTCAACATAGCTGTCCGAAGAGGGACGTGTGACTACCTACGAAAGAATTGCAAGGCATATGACTATATGAGATCCGATCACCGCCCAAAAGGATGAAATGTTAACGGTGTAGTTGGGCTTCTATTTATTTTTAGCCCAAGATTAATGTAAGCCCTTTAAGATCGAGACTGAAATATAGTCCAATAAGGGCCCAAacttggttattgatgttggtcaAGTTTTCAAAATCAGAGTATTGTCCAAATGAATTTTCAGAAAATGCTTTGAAAAATTAGCAATCTATGTTTGGGCAATTGATCAATATTTCTAAGAGGTGTTTTGAGTATtaagttttctttaaaaaaaaaaaacacgtaaattttcattttaaaataaaatattatttaaatagatttttaaCGCTTATTATGAAAGATTTAATTAAGTTTACCAAATTTATTTAAGTAAAATGAAACTTaaatcatcaaaataaaataaaactcttAATGAGTAGATAAATACGGCTAAATCAAAGTAATAATATTGAACAtcttatatactccctccattccataataagtggtgttttaggcattttatttttttccaaagtaagtggtgctttaggatttcaagaagactTTGGGCAGATTCTTTCAAGATTACCCTTATTTAAACAGCCAAGATTCATTAACTACCGTTTCTGTTTCTAGAAAGTAATAAAACTTGATTAGGGTAAGGTCATAAAAACACTCTTACTTTTTTAGGAATGAGCAatttcttaaggagtgtgcaTGAGCTTAAAAAtccacttattatggaatggagggagtaataacaTAATTTTTATGTGATTTCCCTATGCTACTGTGTACAGAGGAGTTCTCCTTATAGGATGAGGCTCCCCTCCAAAACACCTTCCCTCCATTTCCTCAAGTGCATAGTTAGATGATTGACAGTTGTCTTATTTCTAATTTTAAAGGCTTAGATTGAATTAACTAACAAATGTTATTAACTATGGTTAATTAGACAAGTTTTAGGAAAATAATCACTAATATTGGTAAGATAAATCTCAACTCCCATAAATTTGAGAACCATTAATATCGTTTCTTACTATTGTCATCACTtgcatttttatatgttttacattcagatttttttttttaatgaaatgaaACTAAGTAAAATTTCAACGTaatcctcttttctttttcttttttgattaatcaaccttttttattttcaagaatataACGAtcattcataaaaataaaaaaagtttgaaaaaacATACACCGTATTTTGGGGCAGTCGATTTTTATCCCATCTTAAACTTCTTATGAATCGTTTTCTATTTGGATTTGAATTAGTAACTGGTCCTTAACtagctattttttaatttaaaattatagagATATGTTGAAAAATATCAAATGTGGAATAATATCAGTTTTATAGTTAAAAAGCAATAATTTTGTTATTGCTCTTTAGTTACATAGTCCATTTTATTAAGATAACTTTTATAGCTAGGTGTTAAAGATATTATTGATAATAATTGGTATTAATGGGTTTCtaaatttatggaagttgaGATTTTCTTGGAGATTGATTTCCCAAATTAAACTCTTAACCATAGTTAAGATGTATGCTGTTAAGTTAATTCAATCTAAGCCTTTAAAATTAGAAATAAGACAAGTGTCAATCATCTAACTATGCACTTGAGGATATGGAGGGAAGGTATAATGGAGGGGAGCCTAATCCCTCTTTATCCCATAAAATATCAAAAACTAAACTGTGAGTGCGCACTACAGGCTAAgtataaatattttgtagatCATACAAGAAATTTCTCAATGGGGTGATCAGTGTAATAGGTGGAAACGCTTGTACGTATATTTCATTTGGGGAAGACACAATCAGGACACGATCTAACGCCTAAACTAAAAAATAATCGAAAATGACGTATCTTAAATGCTTACTTTGGGGTTGATAATGATAAATCTTCTCAACTTTATACACTTCGTCTAACACTTTTTAGGATAATTCGTTAATGAGCACTAGCTAGGTGATGGTGGATTTCACCAAGGAAATTCACAATGTAATGGGATTTAACATTTATTATGTttacataaaatataattttaaccttataaagTATAATTTTTCAGCAAATAGGAGTTAGATAAACCCCTTACGCTCCTAGCTAGCTACACCCGCATATATAACTGAGTGCTTTTCTTCTGACCGAACAATGCCATAATATTTTCCTCTCCAAAGTGCGTAAGGACCACATAAGCAAAAGGGAATAATTCCAAGAAGCAGATTTTACTTGAGTATGTCTTCTATATTTGGAATTTCTTCAAAGTGCTAATATGATCACACATGCTTTGCTTTAGCAAATGGCCTGGTGGGGAAATGAAGCCATAGCCATATACTGAGCGTGAATATATTATTACCTGCCCTTTCATGTGGCAGTGGAGTTGGTATCTGCTATTGCAGTATCACTTTGATTGTAGATATGCTAATTATTTCCCTGTTAATGGCTGTGGAAACATTTCATTTGCCCAGGTATCCTACGAATGACcaggaaaattaattaatagtTAATGCTAGTATCTTAGCttttttgaacatagtatcttTGATATAAACTATAATATATTTAGCTTAATTAATCCTTGCATGTCATGTgataggggtgtacaaagtgaaccgacaaaccgcaccaaaccgataaaccgagtcaaaccggaagaaaaaaaaaacactaaagtgatttggtttgacttggtttgaaaaaaaaaaaactcggccataattggtttggtttggtttaattttaaaaaagtcaaaccgtACCAAACCAACatgacattacatgtattcaattttcaaaatattttatacataaaaatatttatttgtaatgtaatttataaatatttcttaaattttttcgtaggtTTTttcatctattatcatattattcaagcttgaacttagaattttgaatgtcaacaAGTTTTATaacctatggatgttagtaactcataaaaagtccaaaccaaaaccaactcaacactaatactaacaaaagaaatttaatttacctctaggaatgacaataatgttggatatatattctttagttttgcataactGGTTTAGAgaatgaaaatacataacttaagttttttttttttcttgtcatgtaattaatacagtacttattagccgtacttattttagcatgacttagtatttttagattatggtcatttctTTATGGGTTATTAACTAGCAATATTtgttttaaccgattttattttcttttgttgaatattttaatacaatgtcatcactcttctcacattttgtgttattttcttatgaaaaaccttaattatatagttgtatcttactaggactaaagaaatatttgaagtaaaagttatatgttttgtatcaagactattccaaaaaaaatccgaaaaatcctagaaaactcgaggttgaaaaacccgaattttattggtttggtgtataaatttaaaaacccgatgcaattgatttggtttggtgtttaaaaaatccaaatCAACCCGGTACATGTACACCCCTATCATGTGATATGCTGCTTGGTTGGTCCATCTCTTTTTTAAGTTTTAGTGCTACAACTTTTGCTTTATTACTTTAAGTAACTATATGTGTGGAGCATCGCATATCTTGATCCATTTATTCTAATCTTCGTCCTTCGATTTGATGCATAATCTTTTAGAAAAAGGAATCAACAAAGTCTAATAAAATTTTGATTGGTAAATCAATCAAATTGAGCTATATATCCTTTGTCGAAAAAACCTCAGTTAATTAGGATGAGCAATAGAACTATGATTATAGCAACAAAAAGAACATCGTTGGTTAAATATATTAGAATAATTTCATACACCTTCTCTCAGGTTTTGCTTCATAATATTTCTAGATAGTTCGCAAAATTTAAGGGTGAACAAGTTTGGGTGAAAtttatgacctttttttttttttcaaaatattaaaagttgCCTCACCAAGGCCCAGTGTATAAATTCATGATTTTCTATTAACTTTACCAAAGGTGCTTTTCTCAGAAGGTAGGCCGATGGAATTAGACCTAACATATGGGTGAAAATGGAGAGAACATTGTACGGATGTTTTAATAATTCACCTAAAGTGGTCGAGTGTAATTATTGATATACAACAGTTACAGGGTAAAATCAAGTAATTATCACGTGGTAATTGACTCTACTGTAGAGGTGCTGTTTCTAAAGAATGCTCGTACATTAAATCTAGTCACAACTCAAAAACGAGTGAGGAAGACTCATGAGTTTAAACTTTTTTCGTGACGCTGATAGCGTGTACTTCGCCCGTCCCAAATTTATGTAACAACCGTTTGACTTGATATAAAGGATAAGAAATCaaagtaagaattttttttgagatttgtgatctaaaataagttTTAGAcattgggcaatttgcaggattgccctttcgctggaggtggtctttaattttgtccctcaaattggtggtttttaacttttgcccttcactAAAAATCTCTTGATTTCGGGTTCgaccccgctcagtcaaaaattttaaaaaaattcgcaaggtagagtttagATTCGCAAGGCAAGGGTTTTGAAGGATTttggccttaaggcagaatttgttATGGgaagaattttgcaaaattttgccttgcgaatccaaacatctgtcttgcgatttttttttttttttttttactaaactGGGGTTGAACCCACAACAttggggtattaggcgaagggcaaaacttaaagaccaccaatttgaaggccaaaaattaaagaccaccccaaatgaagggcaatccgctcAAAAAAAGATTAGACatttatgtggctataaattatttcattaagggtaaaaagagattattttttaagttaaattgtttctaattataaaaagatcacattcttttttagaacagactaaaaagaaaaacgtGCCACATAAAataggacagagggagtactttaATTACACCATCAAGTTAACgtagcctatatatatataacaataataaaggTAATTGCTTATCCTATTTGTTAATCTAAAAATTGCAGTAAGTAACTTGTTATAATTGTTCAAATATTGATCGTGTAAAAAAATTTCGCACTATAATATATACTcctttcatttcaatttatgtgacattcttttttttttttttttatctgtctaaaaataatgacattttttcatatttaattagtaacaattcaacttcaaactctccattttatctttaatgacatgatttatagccacataaattttta
This window harbors:
- the LOC132054586 gene encoding mitogen-activated protein kinase kinase kinase 20-like; protein product: MVEEGNLVQQEMESKKKKIEVKGKMELKSTVNEFGDGVSWYRGAMLGKGSFGYVYLTNLKNPKSKNRYLPSVMAVKSAEVSVSGSIQKEREVLNNIKGCPYIIRCFGDETTTGKNGMMTYNLLLEYGSGGNLADRIKNLGNKGLPEFEVRSYTRSMLRGLHHIHAIGYVHCDMKPENILLVSNSSKGSSTEFRAKIGDLGLAKRENQSKKRRLEPYWRGTPMYLSPEAVTDNVQESPADIWALGYIVLEMLTGKPPWDRKEDMVAEDVLRNIGEGHELPEIPGDLSKEAKNFLKGCFVRNPRYRLTAEMLLIHPFVEGLNDDDGVEELEEVEDINEVDSMQLVTDTDDEFCYSQEDWSCISEEDDSLGYWSEDDTEIPEDEMTSSISEEEILKVEERMSIRSSSIDSGFNSMIDTSMWVSSRNLSTNSSKCPLKFTIPAGV